One genomic region from Vitis riparia cultivar Riparia Gloire de Montpellier isolate 1030 chromosome 17, EGFV_Vit.rip_1.0, whole genome shotgun sequence encodes:
- the LOC117903988 gene encoding PH, RCC1 and FYVE domains-containing protein 1, whose amino-acid sequence MADLQSNSLAEKDVKQAITALKKGTYLLKYGRRGKPTFCPFRISNDEKVLLWHAGREEKQLQLCQVSRIIQGQHTATFRRYPRLEKEDQSFSLMYKDGSLDIICKDKDEAEVWFVALRALISQCNYHNWINETRSDSGSLDHHTDIRRNTPLTVSANSSDIISKHPQKKRLGRAFSDIISYTGAAKGFTRVESVPSSLSSLSVGGIDDPNGCSSAGDTFHISLSSAVSSPGQGSFREDFDALGDVFIWGEAISDALVSSGVCRVGSSSFARRNALLPKALESTVMLDAQNIACGSKHVMLVTKQGAIFSWGEGYGGRLGHGVEADVSQPKLIDALSGLNIELVACGEYHTCAVTLSGDLYTWGDGTYNFGLLGHGCGISHWTPRKVSCQIEGMHVSSISCGPWHTAAVTSAGQLFTFGDGTFGALGHGDRNSSGTPREVETLKGLRTIRASCGIWHTAAVVEITTEPSISSSAGKLFTWGDGDKGQLGHRDKEPRLAPSCVTILDDVTFCQVACGHSITAALTDSGQVYTMGGVEYGQLGSPQSADGLPSCTEGIIRNSFIEEIACGSHHVAVLSSKAEVYTWGKGANGQLGHGDNNNRNIPTLVEALKDKQVKSVACGSNFTSAICLHKWFCSADCSICSGCHNQFNFRRKRHNCYNCGLAFCKACSSRKSLKASLAPNMNKPYRVCDDCFTKLKKALEFGFFPLPRVASGIKIHNLNEVAEKESMDSRPHGRLPRLTSFGSFKQAENQHFKPNLKLELNNGHVPTLNGSFQWEGFCTSNTSTSVFGSSQKASASVPGSRIVSRATSPGSSMVSRATSPVSRNSTSSYSMTLALDRIARSNLEVSLDHSKQTNDSLLQEIILLRAQVEDLTQKSQFLEEELEKTSRQLKELTATAGEEAGKKQGCK is encoded by the exons GCAACATTTCGACGATATCCTCGGCTTGAAAAGGAAGATCAATCATTTTCTCTTATGTACAAAGACGGGTCCTTGGATATT ATATGTAAGGACAAGGATGAAGCTGAAGTCTGGTTTGTTGCCCTTAGAGCATTGATTTCGCAATGCAACTATCACAATTGGATAAATGAAACAAGGAGTGACTCTGGATCATTAGATCATCATACTGATATAAGAAGAAACACTCCATTGACTGTGTCAGCTAACAGCAGTGACATAATCTCCAAG CATCCCCAAAAGAAGAGATTGGGAAGAGCATTCTctgatattatatcatatactgGAGCAGCCAAGGGTTTCACACGGGTAGAATCAGTTCCCAGTTCCCTGAGCTCGCTATCAGTTGGGGGAATAGATGATCCAAATGGCTGCAGTTCTGCAGGTGATACTTTTCACATTAGTTTATCGAGTGCTGTAAGTTCGCCTGGCCAGGGATCCTTTCGTGAAGATTTTGATGCTTTAGGTGATGTTTTCATCTGGGGAGAAGCAATTAGTGATGCATTAGTCAGTAGTGGAGTATGTAGAGTTGGAAGTTCATCTTTTGCCAGAAGAAATGCACTTTTACCGAAAGCATTGGAATCAACAGTGATGCTTGATGCACAAAATATCGCTTGTGGCAGTAAGCATGTGATGTTAGTCACAAAACAAGGAGCAATCTTTAGCTGGGGTGAGGGATATGGCGGCAGGCTCGGGCATGGAGTAGAAGCTGATGTTTCCCAACCAAAACTTATTGATGCTCTCAGTGGATTAAACATTGAATTAGTAGCATGTGGAGAGTACCATACCTGTGCTGTAACCCTGTCTGGGGATCTTTATACGTGGGGTGATGGTACTTACAATTTTGGTCTTCTTGGGCATGGCTGCGGAATCAGTCACTGGACCCCTAGAAAGGTAAGTTGTCAGATAGAGGGCATGCATGTCTCATCTATCTCTTGTGGACCTTGGCATACCGCTGCTGTAACATCAGCAGGTCAGTTGTTCACATTTGGAGATGGAACTTTCGGTGCCCTAGGCCATGGAGATCGTAATAGCTCAGGCACTCCTAGAGAAGTGGAAACTTTAAAAGGACTACGGACAATAAGGGCATCCTGTGGTATTTGGCACACTGCTGCAGTTGTTGAAATTACCACAGAACCTTCTATTAGTTCTTCAGCTGGTAAGTTGTTCACCTGGGGGGATGGAGATAAAGGCCAACTTGGCCATAGGGATAAAGAACCTAGACTAGCTCCTTCTTGTGTAACAATATTAGATGACGTGACTTTTTGTCAAGTAGCCTGTGGCCATAGCATTACAGCTGCTCTTACAGATTCAGGACAAGTATACACAATGGGGGGTGTTGAATATGGGCAACTTGGGAGTCCGCAAAGTGCTGATGGACTTCCTTCTTGCACTGAAGGTATAATCAGAAACAGTTTCATTGAAGAGATAGCATGTGGTTCTCATCATGTTGCAGTTTTGAGTTCAAAAGCGGAGGTTTACACTTGGGGTAAGGGAGCAAATGGTCAATTAGGACATGGAGACAATAACAACAGGAACATTCCTACACTTGTTGAAGCTCTCAAAGACAAACAAGTAAAGAGTGTGGCATGTGGTTCCAATTTCACTTCTGCTATATGTCTTCATAAATGGTTTTGTAGTGCTGATTGTTCCATATGTTCTGGTTGCCATAATCAATTCAATTTCAGAAGGAAGCGTCATAATTGTTATAACTGTGGACTAGCTTTTTGCAAAGCATGCAGCAGTAGAAAATCTCTTAAAGCCTCTTTGGCTCCAAATATGAATAAACCTTATCGTGTGTGTGATGATTGCTTCACTAAACTAAAGAAGGCCTtggaatttggatttttcccaTTGCCAAGAGTTGcaagtggaattaaaattcataatcTTAATGAGGTAGCTGAGAAGGAGTCTATGGATTCCAGACCACATGGCCGACTTCCCAGGCTCACCTCATTTGGTTCTTTCAAACAGGCTGAAAATCAACATTTCAAGCCCAACTTAAAGCTAGAATTAAACAATGGTCATGTTCCCACTCTAAATGGAAGTTTCCAATGGGAAGGCTTTTGCACGTCAAATACATCAACTTCTGTGTTTGGGTCTTCACAGAAAGCGTCTGCTTCTGTTCCTGGTTCCAGAATAGTTTCACGAGCAACCTCTCCTGGTTCAAGCATGGTTTCTCGAGCAACCTCTCCTGTCTCAAGAAACTCAACCTCATCTTATTCCATGACACTGGCATTGGATCGTATTGCTCGTTCAAATCTGGAAGTCAGCCTTGATCATTCTAAGCAAACAAACGACAGCCTCCTCCaagaaataatattgttaaGGGCACAG GTGGAGGATCTTACTCAGAAATCCCAATTTTTGGAAGAAGAACTTGAAAAAACTTCAAGGCAGTTGAAAGAGTTGACTGCAACAGCAGGGGAGGAAGCGGGGAAAAAACAAGGCTGCAAATGA
- the LOC117904594 gene encoding 40S ribosomal protein S9-2, giving the protein MVHVSFYRNYGKTFKKPRRPYEKERLDAELKLVGEYGLRCKRELWRVQYVLSRIRNNARMLLTLDEKNPRRIFEGEALLRRMNRYGLLDESQNKLDYVLALTVENFLERRLQTLVFKSGMAKSIHHARVLIRQRHIRVGRQVVNIPSFLVRMDSQKHIDFSLTSPLGGGRPGRVKRKNQKAAAKKAAGGDGDEEDED; this is encoded by the exons ATGGTCCACGTCTCCTTCTATCGCAACTATG GGAAGACTTTTAAGAAGCCCCGCCGTCCATACGAGAAGGAGCGGTTGGATGCTGAGCTGAAGCTGGTGGGAGAGTATGGGCTCCGGTGCAAAAGAGAGCTGTGGAGGGTTCAGTATGTTTTAAGCCGAATCCGTAATAATGCTAGGATGCTTTTGACCCTTGATGAGAAGAACCCTCGTCGGATCTTTGAGGGTGAAGCACTTCTTCGCCGTATGAACCGGTATGGGCTTTTAGATGAGAGTCAGAATAAGCTTGATTATGTCTTGGCATTGACTGTGGAGAACTTCCTTGAGCGCCGCCTTCAAACTCTTGTGTTCAAATCCGGTATGGCAAAGTCCATTCACCACGCCCGAGTGCTCATCAGGCAGAGGCATATCAG GGTGGGGAGGCAGGTTGTGAACATTCCCTCTTTCCTTGTGAGGATGGATTCACAGAAGCATATTGACTTCTCACTTACAAGTCCACTTGGAGGTGGGCGTCCCGGAAGGGTGAAGCGAAAGAACCAGAAGGCAGCTGCAAAGAAGGCTGCTGGTGGCGatggagatgaagaagatgaggatTGA
- the LOC117904113 gene encoding pectinesterase 1 gives MASSISETTIRAMDPINFIKGYNKLNHLEDQAAPSTHTHRKPLLITITISFILLFTLIIGVVVGALVHHSYTQSPESPSLSSSYADSIKTICNVTQYPVSCFSTLSTLDASPKFDPELIFMASLKISFAHLSNLSSFPKTLILRAKDPRSEAALRDCESLLEDASAQVNNTMSAMEVGPGKKMMTESKIEDMRTWLSSAITDQETCLDGLEEMNSSVVEEVKNAMQPSKEFTSNSLAILANIKVLLQNFNLTMH, from the coding sequence ATGGCTAGCTCAATTTCTGAAACAACCATTAGAGCCATGGATCCTATCAACTTCATCAAAGGTTACAACAAACTGAACCACCTTGAAGATCAAGCAGCACCTTCCACCCACACCCACAGGAAACCCCTCCTCATCACCATCACCATCTCCTTCATTCTCCTTTTCACCTTGATCATCGGTGTGGTGGTGGGAGCACTCGTTCACCATTCCTACACCCAATCACCCGAATCTCCCTCCCTTTCTTCCAGCTACGCCGACTCTATCAAAACCATCTGCAATGTCACTCAGTACCCTGTCTCCTGCTTCTCCACTCTCTCCACCCTCGACGCCTCCCCAAAATTCGATCCAGAGCTCATCTTCATGGCCTCTCTCAAAATCTCCTTCGCCCACCTCTCCAATCTCTCATCCTTCCCCAAAACCCTAATTCTCCGAGCCAAGGATCCTCGTTCCGAGGCGGCGTTGCGGGACTGCGAGAGCCTCCTGGAAGACGCCTCTGCCCAAGTCAACAACACGATGTCGGCCATGGAGGTGGGTCCGGGAAAGAAGATGATGACGGAGTCGAAGATAGAGGACATGAGAACGTGGCTAAGCAGCGCGATCACGGATCAGGAGACGTGCTTGGATGGATTGGAAGAGATGAATTCAAGCGTTGTGGAAGAGGTCAAGAACGCGATGCAGCCTTCTAAGGAGTTCACCAGCAACAGCTTAGCAATTCTTGCTAACATCAAGGTCCTCCTTCAAAACTTCAATCTCACCATGCACTGA
- the LOC117904281 gene encoding transcription factor ILI3-like: MSTQRARASRVTDDEINDLILKLQALLPHSNQRRTSTGASAWRILKETCSYIKRLHREVGDLSERLSQLLDSLDNINGVEVEQLRSLLQR; the protein is encoded by the exons ATGTCTACCCAAAGAGCAAGAGCTTCACGAGTCACCGACGATGAGATTAACGACCTCATCCTCAAACTGCAGGCGTTGCTACCTCATTCAAATCAAAGGCGCACGTCTACAGGG GCATCGGCATGGAGGATTCTGAAAGAAACGTGCAGTTACATAAAGAGGCTACACAGAGAGGTGGGCGACCTGAGTGAGAGACTATCCCAGCTTCTTGATTCTCTTGATAATATTAATGGTGTTGAGGTTGAGCAACTTAGAAGTTTATTGCAGCGATAG